One region of Intestinimonas massiliensis (ex Afouda et al. 2020) genomic DNA includes:
- a CDS encoding nucleoside phosphorylase, which produces MSTTLNKMSVTLGQKQYHIALTPEDIGEYVLLPGDPARSDIAAKYLDNAELKANNREHRTFTGHYKGIRVSVTSTGMGCPSATIAAEELINIGAKTLIRIGSSAALDPRVQIGDLMITIGAMKNEGTSRFYVPQGFPAVPDLELTSELIYTAREMTRGTDFSVYTGITSSDDAFYGETPEFLDKLRSYKVMNLDMESSALYTVAHLRGVRAATINGTSGNLTNAEVIYTKKNERLHDAWEKEIQIVLETIYRMEQRKAAESRRGRR; this is translated from the coding sequence ATGAGTACTACACTGAATAAAATGTCTGTTACCCTGGGCCAGAAGCAGTATCACATTGCCCTGACGCCCGAGGATATCGGCGAATATGTGCTCCTGCCCGGGGACCCCGCCAGAAGTGATATTGCCGCCAAGTATTTGGACAATGCCGAGCTAAAGGCCAATAACCGGGAGCACCGGACCTTTACCGGCCATTACAAGGGCATCAGGGTTAGCGTCACCTCCACCGGCATGGGTTGCCCCTCCGCCACCATCGCCGCTGAGGAGTTGATAAATATTGGTGCCAAGACCCTGATCCGCATCGGCAGCAGCGCCGCCCTGGACCCCAGAGTCCAGATCGGCGACCTGATGATCACCATTGGCGCCATGAAAAATGAAGGCACCTCCCGGTTCTATGTCCCCCAAGGTTTTCCCGCTGTGCCCGACCTGGAACTGACCAGCGAACTGATCTACACCGCCCGGGAAATGACCCGAGGCACGGATTTCTCTGTTTACACCGGCATCACCTCCTCTGACGACGCCTTCTATGGTGAGACACCGGAGTTCCTGGACAAGCTGCGCTCCTACAAAGTAATGAATCTGGATATGGAGTCCTCCGCCCTGTACACCGTGGCCCACCTGCGGGGTGTCAGGGCTGCCACCATCAACGGCACCTCCGGCAACCTGACCAACGCAGAGGTCATCTATACCAAAAAGAATGAGCGGCTCCACGATGCATGGGAAAAGGAGATCCAGATCGTCCTGGAGACCATCTACCGCATGGAGCAGCGGAAAGCCGCAGAAAGCCGGAGGGGAAGGAGATGA
- a CDS encoding ADP-ribosyltransferase: MESAFAASSYSDRVVPLESIAVLGQLERIAQNGVYFSNEGDRRGRVQIAGYDHLMTTVYIDGAPYLVDMRVRVEDERAGGGNRLYHFTPEAIEVTKKNDGTTSTAGRHATSVHSTDVAPSSASIIADSSAGGNTQSAQAGPESSVGAAQAGFTGDEAGESGFHAPSAIQDADLTSAFGENGAQAYRLGWRGDMDEADYYRAFAHAYNAGAAGRSLDSLKDRTLTDAQRGAAFESGRSDADAAARKAGFTTVYGKDSGLVWDDYTKSMDQKVAGQVNEVAQRLGIKVRFADQVGGGAANGKIENGVITIARDAKNPVRAVFGHEITHRIQELAPEEYRAFREAAMAHYENAEDGMVDALVWDQQSRYTEVDQELSNLEAMDEIAADYAGSLMEDGALLDRFIQANQGKRTLLEKLRGVFRSLADRLTGKYKSQARQAERRLEQALTAAARQAASLQGKAHGATMSETKLSLKSMNEDETAALLQYKSSDSYKVNAKLRDGQRLTEAEQKMVDDLDRALEKLPKVKGTVYRTLNFDAVSNPEEEFNAFVSAHAEGDIVRYGAYTSTSTEADGYPLADGAKYGVVMEISSDSARDLAGFGNNFESEALFQRGTIFDIVRVTTDENGRPHIYMKEMLNDAQRNEPDHDTQKHGQAVQQVQEQGAAHNNLSEVSEGNTRQSTDRRGLPGVRGEGSEEVKFSLKGSDQLTREIDRLMKQVQDGTRSEAEVQQEIRGLVDEVYQGMVEQYGSMKPGEKPAREVWVPRRTADDRKVSQTVRTILEAGATPDTAVQNIEELTATGVFSYETYTDKAAIADAENTIRDKGYATALAEWSESVGKGEVSKANTATGWALYNAAANAGDLKSAMTVLTKMVGHQRNAAQAVQATRILKSMSPEGQLYGVQRSVGNLQEELKKEYGKNAPDLKIDPNLAENLLKAKDQKARDEATKELFRDIGRQMPSRFVDKWNAWRYLAMLGNPRTHVRNIVGNAFFAPVVAAKSLTATAIEGAVDRVSGGKLERTKGAVGLGKADRALLSSAWADYANVQDSALGGGKYSDFANANQYIEEGRVIFRNKALEKARKSNTRALDAEDIWFSRPHYAYALAQYCKANHISAEQIAAGEGMDKARAYAIKEAQKATYRDTNALSQAISDLGRYRGKGPVGKGISTVMEGVLPFRKTPANILARGLEYSPAGLLKGLTYDLYQVRKGNLSGAEAIDHISAGMTGTGLLAFGVYCAAQCLVRGAGGDDKDRKKFAELQGHQNYALELPDGTSIPLDWLAPEVLPFFIGVNLWEMTQGEKEPLTLSAILRASANVTEPLLEMSCLQSLSDVFDAVGYASSGDLNGLTAALVTAATSYLTQGVPTVLGQFERTGQEERMTTYTEKNAFLTPDAQYTLGRISGRIPGWDYNQIPYIDAWGRTERTGGAAKRAVDNFVNPAYTSKAGSSPMEDELTRLYDATGEKNVFPARAGKYFTVNGVRKDLTAEEYMTYATKKGQLSHTLVTELTGSKSYQSMTDDQLVYLSVNARQK, from the coding sequence ATGGAATCCGCCTTCGCCGCCAGCAGCTACTCGGACCGCGTGGTCCCGCTGGAGAGTATCGCTGTTTTGGGGCAACTGGAACGCATTGCCCAAAATGGCGTGTATTTCAGCAATGAAGGCGACCGGCGTGGGCGGGTGCAGATTGCCGGATATGACCATCTCATGACCACGGTGTATATTGACGGAGCCCCGTATCTGGTTGATATGCGTGTCCGCGTGGAGGACGAAAGGGCGGGAGGCGGAAATCGACTGTACCACTTCACACCCGAAGCTATCGAAGTCACGAAAAAGAACGATGGCACAACATCCACGGCTGGACGTCACGCGACCAGCGTTCATAGCACGGATGTTGCACCATCTTCTGCCTCCATTATAGCAGATTCCTCCGCCGGTGGCAATACCCAGTCTGCCCAGGCCGGCCCGGAATCATCCGTGGGGGCTGCGCAGGCTGGGTTTACCGGGGACGAGGCGGGGGAGAGCGGCTTTCACGCGCCTTCCGCCATCCAAGACGCGGACCTGACGAGCGCATTTGGCGAGAATGGCGCCCAGGCATACCGCCTCGGGTGGCGGGGCGACATGGACGAGGCGGACTATTACCGGGCCTTTGCCCACGCCTACAACGCCGGGGCGGCGGGACGCAGCCTGGACAGCCTGAAGGATCGGACCTTGACCGACGCCCAGCGCGGGGCGGCATTCGAGTCCGGCAGGAGCGACGCCGACGCGGCGGCCCGAAAGGCCGGCTTCACCACCGTATACGGGAAGGACAGCGGGCTGGTATGGGACGACTACACCAAATCCATGGACCAGAAGGTGGCCGGGCAGGTAAACGAGGTGGCCCAGCGGCTGGGCATCAAGGTGCGTTTTGCCGACCAGGTGGGGGGCGGCGCCGCCAACGGCAAGATTGAAAACGGCGTCATCACCATCGCCCGGGACGCGAAGAATCCGGTCCGGGCGGTTTTCGGCCACGAGATCACCCACCGTATCCAGGAGCTGGCCCCGGAGGAGTACCGGGCCTTCCGGGAGGCGGCCATGGCCCATTATGAGAATGCCGAGGATGGCATGGTGGACGCGCTGGTGTGGGATCAGCAGAGCCGGTACACAGAGGTCGACCAGGAGCTGTCTAACCTGGAGGCCATGGACGAGATCGCCGCCGACTATGCCGGGAGCCTCATGGAGGACGGGGCGCTGCTGGACCGCTTCATCCAGGCCAACCAGGGCAAGCGGACCCTGCTGGAGAAGCTGCGGGGCGTGTTCCGCAGCCTGGCCGACCGGCTGACCGGAAAATACAAGAGCCAGGCCAGGCAGGCCGAGCGGCGGCTGGAGCAGGCCCTGACTGCGGCGGCCAGGCAGGCGGCCAGCTTGCAAGGCAAGGCCCACGGTGCTACAATGAGCGAAACGAAACTCTCTTTGAAGAGCATGAACGAAGACGAGACCGCCGCGCTTTTGCAGTACAAGAGTAGCGATAGCTACAAGGTCAACGCCAAGCTGCGGGACGGCCAGCGCCTTACCGAGGCGGAGCAGAAGATGGTGGACGATCTGGACCGCGCCCTGGAGAAGCTGCCCAAGGTCAAGGGAACCGTGTACCGTACGCTGAACTTTGATGCTGTTTCCAACCCAGAGGAGGAGTTCAACGCTTTTGTTTCTGCCCATGCAGAGGGCGACATTGTGCGCTATGGCGCATATACTTCCACATCCACCGAAGCAGACGGTTATCCTTTGGCGGACGGCGCAAAGTACGGCGTGGTTATGGAGATTTCCAGCGACAGCGCACGGGACCTTGCGGGCTTTGGAAACAATTTTGAGAGCGAGGCTCTTTTTCAGCGCGGAACGATTTTTGACATTGTGAGGGTGACGACCGACGAGAACGGACGTCCCCATATCTACATGAAGGAGATGCTGAATGATGCCCAACGAAACGAACCAGACCATGATACCCAGAAACACGGTCAAGCAGTGCAACAAGTGCAGGAACAGGGTGCTGCACACAATAACCTGTCCGAAGTATCCGAAGGGAATACCAGACAAAGTACTGACCGGAGAGGATTGCCCGGAGTTCGAGGAGAAGGGAGCGAAGAAGTAAAATTTTCCCTCAAGGGCTCCGATCAACTCACCCGCGAGATCGACCGCCTGATGAAGCAGGTGCAGGACGGGACCAGGAGTGAAGCGGAGGTGCAGCAAGAAATCCGTGGGTTGGTGGACGAGGTATATCAGGGGATGGTGGAGCAGTACGGCTCGATGAAACCGGGCGAGAAGCCGGCCCGGGAGGTCTGGGTCCCCCGCCGGACAGCGGACGACCGGAAGGTCTCTCAGACCGTGCGGACCATCCTCGAGGCTGGGGCGACACCGGATACCGCCGTGCAGAACATAGAGGAACTGACGGCCACCGGCGTGTTCTCTTACGAGACCTACACAGATAAGGCCGCCATCGCAGACGCTGAGAATACGATTCGGGACAAGGGCTACGCCACCGCCCTGGCGGAGTGGTCTGAGTCCGTGGGAAAAGGCGAGGTATCCAAGGCCAATACGGCCACCGGCTGGGCTCTGTACAATGCTGCGGCCAACGCCGGAGACCTCAAATCCGCCATGACCGTGCTCACGAAAATGGTGGGACATCAGCGAAACGCCGCCCAGGCGGTGCAGGCCACTCGTATCCTCAAGAGCATGTCCCCGGAGGGGCAACTCTACGGGGTGCAGCGGAGCGTGGGAAACCTTCAGGAAGAACTGAAGAAAGAGTACGGAAAGAATGCACCGGACCTGAAGATAGACCCGAATCTTGCAGAGAACCTGCTCAAGGCGAAAGACCAAAAGGCGCGGGATGAGGCGACCAAGGAGCTGTTCCGTGACATCGGCCGCCAGATGCCCTCCCGGTTTGTGGACAAGTGGAATGCATGGCGGTACCTGGCCATGCTGGGTAACCCGAGGACCCACGTTCGGAACATCGTGGGCAACGCCTTCTTTGCCCCGGTGGTAGCGGCTAAGAGCCTGACTGCCACAGCCATTGAGGGCGCGGTAGACCGGGTATCCGGCGGGAAGCTGGAACGGACCAAGGGGGCCGTGGGCCTGGGCAAGGCCGACCGGGCGCTGCTGTCAAGCGCGTGGGCGGATTATGCCAACGTGCAGGACTCCGCTCTTGGCGGAGGCAAGTACAGCGATTTTGCAAACGCCAACCAGTACATCGAGGAGGGTCGGGTCATCTTCCGGAACAAGGCGCTGGAGAAGGCCCGGAAGTCCAACACCAGGGCCCTGGACGCAGAGGATATCTGGTTCTCGCGCCCCCACTACGCCTATGCGCTGGCCCAATACTGCAAGGCCAACCACATCTCGGCAGAACAGATCGCCGCGGGGGAGGGGATGGATAAGGCCCGGGCCTACGCCATTAAAGAGGCACAGAAGGCCACCTACCGGGATACCAACGCCCTGTCGCAGGCAATCAGCGACCTGGGCCGTTACCGGGGGAAGGGTCCTGTAGGAAAGGGAATCAGCACCGTCATGGAGGGCGTGCTTCCCTTCCGCAAGACCCCGGCCAACATTCTGGCTCGCGGGTTGGAATACAGCCCAGCCGGGCTGCTGAAAGGACTAACCTATGACCTGTACCAGGTGCGCAAGGGTAATCTGAGCGGGGCCGAGGCCATCGACCACATCTCCGCGGGGATGACTGGGACGGGGCTGCTGGCCTTTGGAGTATACTGCGCAGCCCAATGCCTGGTGCGGGGCGCCGGAGGGGACGATAAGGACCGGAAGAAGTTCGCGGAATTGCAGGGGCATCAGAATTATGCGCTGGAGCTGCCGGATGGCACGAGCATCCCCCTGGACTGGCTGGCCCCGGAGGTCCTGCCCTTCTTCATCGGTGTAAACCTATGGGAGATGACGCAGGGGGAGAAGGAGCCACTGACCCTGTCCGCTATCCTCAGGGCCTCTGCAAACGTGACGGAGCCCCTGCTGGAGATGTCTTGCCTCCAGAGCCTGAGCGACGTGTTCGACGCGGTGGGATACGCCTCGTCGGGGGACCTGAACGGGCTCACCGCCGCCCTGGTTACCGCCGCCACCAGCTATCTGACCCAGGGCGTTCCGACCGTCCTCGGGCAATTCGAGCGGACCGGGCAGGAGGAACGGATGACCACCTACACGGAAAAGAACGCCTTCCTGACGCCGGATGCCCAGTACACCCTGGGAAGGATCAGCGGGCGGATTCCAGGATGGGATTACAACCAGATCCCCTATATCGACGCCTGGGGGCGCACGGAGCGCACCGGCGGAGCAGCCAAGCGGGCCGTCGATAACTTTGTAAATCCCGCCTATACATCGAAAGCGGGGAGCAGCCCTATGGAGGACGAGCTGACACGGCTTTATGACGCCACAGGGGAAAAGAATGTGTTCCCTGCTCGCGCCGGGAAGTATTTCACCGTGAACGGAGTGCGCAAGGACCTGACGGCGGAGGAATACATGACCTACGCCACGAAGAAGGGGCAGCTCTCTCACACCTTGGTCACGGAGCTGACGGGCAGCAAATCCTACCAGAGCATGACGGACGATCAATTGGTATATTTAAGCGTAAATGCAAGGCAGAAATGA
- a CDS encoding 8-oxoguanine deaminase: MSKDLLVKNIRWLVTCNDAGEVLEHASMLVRNGVIVSIDQPGDVKADEVIDASGMILYPGMINAHHHLYQIFSRNLPQVQRMELFPWLKTLYEIWKNLEEESIYYSSMSGMGELLKTGCTTILDHHYVFPQGKSDRFLNVQFAAADELGVRFHATRGSMDLGVKDGGLPPDSVVQTIDKIMYDSEAAVKQFHDPSRYSMHQVALAPCSPFSVSEELLRQTAILARQLGVRMHTHLAETKDEEAYLLERLGMRPLEYMESLGWIGSDVWYAHGIHFTDEELQRMAKTKTGVAHCPISNMKLSSGIAQLPRMLELGVPVGLAVDGSASNDGSNLLEELRVGYLLHRLNNSATAPTGFDMLRIATRGSASLLGRDDLGYIAPGMAADFFLIDSNRLELTGTLQDVAAIPATVGFKGSVDYTVVNGRIVVKEGHLVNVDEDKLVEQANLSVARYLNQN; the protein is encoded by the coding sequence ATGAGCAAGGATTTACTGGTTAAGAATATCCGCTGGCTGGTAACCTGCAACGACGCGGGCGAGGTACTGGAGCATGCGTCTATGCTGGTGCGCAACGGCGTGATTGTCTCCATCGACCAACCGGGTGATGTAAAGGCTGACGAGGTCATCGACGCCTCTGGTATGATCCTCTACCCTGGCATGATCAATGCCCACCACCACCTGTATCAGATTTTCAGCAGAAATCTGCCTCAGGTCCAGCGGATGGAGCTGTTCCCCTGGCTGAAGACTCTATACGAGATCTGGAAGAATCTCGAAGAGGAAAGTATCTACTATAGCTCTATGTCCGGAATGGGTGAGCTGCTGAAAACCGGCTGCACCACCATCCTGGACCACCATTATGTCTTCCCTCAGGGTAAGAGTGACCGGTTCCTGAATGTGCAGTTTGCCGCGGCTGATGAACTGGGTGTCCGCTTCCACGCCACCCGCGGCAGCATGGACTTGGGCGTCAAGGACGGAGGTCTTCCCCCTGACAGCGTAGTCCAAACCATTGACAAGATCATGTACGATTCTGAGGCTGCAGTCAAGCAATTCCACGACCCCAGCCGCTATTCCATGCACCAGGTGGCTCTGGCCCCTTGCTCTCCCTTCAGTGTCAGCGAAGAACTGCTGCGCCAGACCGCCATTTTGGCCCGTCAGTTGGGCGTGCGGATGCACACCCACCTGGCTGAGACAAAGGACGAGGAAGCCTATCTGTTGGAGCGGCTGGGTATGCGGCCCCTGGAATACATGGAAAGCCTCGGCTGGATTGGGTCTGATGTGTGGTACGCCCACGGCATCCACTTCACTGACGAGGAGCTGCAGCGCATGGCCAAGACCAAGACCGGCGTGGCCCACTGCCCCATCAGCAACATGAAGCTCTCCTCGGGCATTGCGCAGCTCCCCAGAATGCTGGAGCTTGGCGTTCCCGTTGGGTTGGCTGTGGATGGCTCTGCCAGCAACGATGGCTCCAACCTGCTGGAGGAGTTGCGGGTAGGCTATCTGCTGCACCGGCTTAATAACTCCGCCACTGCCCCCACCGGTTTCGACATGCTGCGCATCGCCACCCGCGGCAGCGCCAGCCTCCTTGGCCGCGATGATCTTGGTTATATTGCCCCTGGCATGGCGGCCGACTTCTTCCTGATCGACAGCAACCGTCTGGAACTAACCGGAACTCTGCAAGATGTTGCCGCAATTCCCGCTACCGTCGGATTCAAAGGCAGTGTAGATTACACTGTAGTCAATGGCCGGATCGTTGTCAAGGAAGGACATCTGGTCAACGTGGACGAGGACAAGCTCGTCGAACAGGCCAACCTTTCCGTTGCTCGGTATCTGAATCAAAACTGA